The following coding sequences are from one Prochlorococcus sp. MIT 0604 window:
- a CDS encoding NifU family protein, which yields MSTETLSLTNENVEKVLDELRPFLISDGGNVEIAEIDGPIVKVRLQGACGSCPSSTMTLKMGIERKLKEMIPEISEVVQVL from the coding sequence ATGAGTACTGAAACACTCTCGCTGACAAATGAAAATGTAGAAAAAGTCCTTGACGAGCTAAGACCTTTTTTAATTTCTGATGGAGGTAATGTAGAGATTGCAGAAATAGATGGTCCAATTGTCAAAGTCAGACTTCAGGGAGCATGTGGTAGTTGCCCTAGTAGCACTATGACTCTCAAAATGGGTATTGAAAGAAAGTTAAAAGAAATGATTCCTGAAATAAGCGAAGTTGTCCAAGTTTTATAG
- a CDS encoding DUF4278 domain-containing protein, which yields MTTLTYRGKNYVQNKEAAKKQLVELTYRRNVYTNRMDDASSSNEKAELNYRGVNYTK from the coding sequence ATGACTACTTTAACTTACAGAGGTAAAAACTACGTTCAAAACAAAGAAGCTGCTAAAAAGCAACTTGTTGAACTTACCTATAGAAGAAACGTATACACCAATAGAATGGATGACGCTTCTTCAAGTAATGAAAAAGCAGAATTAAATTACAGAGGTGTTAATTACACTAAATAA
- the yidD gene encoding membrane protein insertion efficiency factor YidD, with amino-acid sequence MFKTINKSITSILLFMISFYQKWFSPFFGPRCRFIPSCSSYGYEAITRHGPWKGGWLTLKRLSRCHPLTPCGCDPVPD; translated from the coding sequence GTGTTCAAAACTATTAATAAATCAATTACTTCTATACTTCTTTTTATGATTTCGTTTTATCAAAAGTGGTTTTCTCCTTTTTTTGGACCAAGATGCAGATTTATTCCAAGTTGCAGCTCTTATGGATATGAGGCAATTACTAGACATGGTCCTTGGAAGGGAGGGTGGTTAACTTTAAAAAGATTAAGCAGATGTCATCCTTTAACTCCCTGTGGATGTGACCCTGTGCCTGACTAA
- a CDS encoding SDR family NAD(P)-dependent oxidoreductase, with product MKGLALVVGAGGIGTQLAKDLNESEKDLDVVLCGRKSEFNPFWELDIEDSQSLLQLKNKISNHPSKLRLVVNATGRLHSDSLQPEKRLQHLDKKNMMESFSINAFSPILLAKAIEEFIPKDFDFNFASISARVGSIGDNQTGGWYSYRAAKSAQNQFFKSLSIEWARRFPKAAITLLHPGTVDTDLSRPFHKFVPEHKLFSKEKSSQFLINIIKNQLPESTGKFIAWDNSEIPW from the coding sequence ATGAAAGGCTTAGCCTTAGTTGTAGGCGCAGGTGGAATTGGAACACAACTAGCTAAAGATCTGAATGAAAGTGAAAAAGATTTAGATGTCGTTTTGTGTGGAAGAAAAAGTGAATTTAACCCTTTTTGGGAATTAGACATAGAGGATTCTCAATCCCTTTTGCAGTTGAAAAATAAAATATCAAATCATCCTTCAAAATTAAGGCTAGTTGTTAATGCTACAGGTAGACTTCATAGTGATTCTCTTCAACCAGAAAAAAGATTACAACATCTTGATAAAAAAAATATGATGGAAAGTTTTTCAATAAATGCCTTTTCTCCTATTTTATTAGCTAAAGCGATTGAAGAATTTATACCAAAAGATTTTGATTTTAATTTTGCAAGTATAAGTGCAAGAGTTGGTAGCATTGGAGATAATCAAACTGGAGGTTGGTATTCATATAGAGCTGCAAAATCTGCACAAAATCAGTTTTTTAAATCTTTAAGTATTGAATGGGCTAGACGTTTCCCAAAGGCTGCTATCACATTGCTTCATCCGGGAACAGTAGATACTGATTTATCTAGACCTTTTCATAAATTTGTTCCAGAACATAAATTATTTAGTAAAGAAAAATCCTCCCAATTCTTGATCAATATTATTAAAAATCAATTACCAGAATCTACAGGAAAATTTATTGCATGGGACAACTCGGAGATACCTTGGTAA
- a CDS encoding methyltransferase domain-containing protein produces the protein MSESCCNTNTSNKAPNQFDHKDAIQERYGSAAQEKESCLCTPVGFDPVLLEVIPQEVIERDYGCGDPTKYVQKNDIVLDLGSGSGKNAFICAQIVGKEGKVIGVDQNPDMLSLSRSASKEVTKNIGFNNTEFLEGSIEKLDELDKDLNPLIADKSVDIILSNCVLNLVSPESRNNLLNNIKRVLNDNGRIAISDIVSNKKVPLRLQNDHDLWTECISGAWYEPDFISDFKELGFKNLKFAERSAEPWKVIEDIEFRTVTLVGNI, from the coding sequence ATGTCTGAAAGTTGCTGTAATACAAACACATCGAATAAAGCACCTAATCAATTCGATCATAAAGATGCGATTCAAGAAAGATATGGCTCAGCGGCACAAGAAAAAGAAAGTTGTCTTTGTACACCAGTTGGGTTTGATCCCGTTTTACTAGAAGTAATTCCTCAAGAGGTTATAGAAAGAGACTATGGGTGTGGTGATCCAACAAAATATGTTCAAAAAAATGATATAGTCTTAGATCTTGGAAGTGGTAGCGGCAAAAATGCTTTCATTTGTGCCCAAATTGTTGGGAAAGAAGGGAAAGTTATTGGAGTTGATCAGAATCCTGACATGCTTTCTTTATCAAGATCAGCATCTAAAGAAGTTACAAAAAATATAGGTTTCAACAATACAGAATTTCTAGAAGGTTCAATTGAAAAACTTGATGAATTAGATAAAGATTTAAATCCATTAATCGCAGATAAATCAGTTGATATTATTTTAAGTAATTGCGTTTTAAACTTGGTAAGTCCAGAATCTAGAAATAACCTTCTAAATAACATAAAAAGAGTTTTAAACGATAATGGAAGAATTGCAATTAGCGATATCGTCTCTAACAAAAAAGTTCCTTTAAGATTGCAAAATGATCATGATTTATGGACAGAATGTATTAGTGGAGCATGGTATGAGCCAGACTTTATAAGTGATTTTAAAGAACTAGGATTTAAAAATTTAAAATTTGCAGAAAGGAGTGCTGAACCTTGGAAAGTAATCGAGGATATTGAATTTAGAACAGTAACTTTAGTGGGCAATATTTAA
- a CDS encoding aminotransferase class V-fold PLP-dependent enzyme, whose translation MRNNLRDQIPALKNKYYFNYGGQGPLPKSSLEAIVKTWEIIQEIGPFTNDMWPFIYKEILTTKRIIAQKLGVNSKNVAFTENISSGMILPFWGIKVKEGEELLISDCEHPGVVAASREFCRRNKLIFKILPIQKIKNLNDENIILEILKNLNSKTKILIISHILWNFGYKIPLKEISIELKNNRENSYLLVDGAQTFGHINIEKEVFYSDLYSITSHKWACGPEGLGAIYVSDRFIRETDPTIIGWKSLKKEQGIYEPSDNLFHDDARKFEIATSCIPLLAGLRNSLDLLDKDCHEKEKNKNIKKLSGKLWDELNQSKGVELVLEKKYLNGIVSFNIENIKDKDKFVKKLGEKKIWIRVLEDPKWFRACVHQMTTEAEIDLLAREIKKILT comes from the coding sequence ATGAGAAATAATCTAAGAGATCAAATACCCGCATTAAAAAATAAGTATTATTTCAACTACGGCGGCCAAGGACCATTACCAAAATCTTCTCTAGAAGCAATAGTTAAAACTTGGGAGATTATCCAAGAGATAGGACCATTTACCAATGATATGTGGCCTTTTATTTACAAAGAAATATTGACCACAAAAAGAATCATTGCGCAAAAATTAGGTGTCAATTCAAAGAATGTAGCTTTTACCGAAAATATCTCTTCCGGTATGATTTTGCCCTTTTGGGGAATAAAAGTAAAAGAGGGAGAAGAGTTGTTAATAAGTGACTGTGAACATCCTGGAGTAGTGGCTGCAAGTCGAGAATTTTGCAGAAGAAATAAATTAATATTCAAAATTTTGCCAATCCAAAAAATTAAAAATCTAAACGACGAAAATATAATTTTAGAGATTTTGAAAAATCTAAATAGTAAGACTAAGATCCTAATTATTTCTCATATCTTATGGAACTTTGGATATAAAATTCCTTTAAAAGAAATTTCTATCGAATTAAAAAATAATCGAGAAAACTCTTATTTACTTGTTGATGGTGCTCAAACCTTTGGGCACATAAATATTGAAAAAGAAGTTTTTTATTCTGATTTATATTCAATAACTTCTCACAAATGGGCATGTGGACCAGAAGGACTTGGAGCCATTTATGTCTCAGATAGATTTATTCGTGAAACAGATCCAACAATAATTGGTTGGAAATCATTAAAAAAAGAACAAGGCATTTATGAGCCTTCAGATAATCTTTTTCATGATGATGCAAGGAAATTTGAAATAGCTACCTCTTGTATTCCTTTACTTGCTGGGCTTCGAAATTCTTTAGATCTTTTGGATAAAGACTGTCATGAAAAAGAAAAAAACAAAAATATCAAAAAATTAAGTGGAAAACTTTGGGATGAATTAAATCAATCAAAGGGTGTTGAATTAGTTTTAGAAAAAAAATATTTAAATGGGATTGTTAGTTTTAATATCGAAAATATTAAAGATAAGGATAAATTTGTAAAGAAACTTGGAGAAAAGAAAATTTGGATTAGAGTTTTAGAAGATCCAAAATGGTTTAGAGCATGCGTACATCAAATGACTACAGAAGCTGAGATTGATTTACTTGCTAGAGAAATAAAAAAAATATTAACTTAA
- a CDS encoding malate:quinone oxidoreductase: MTSSKNPTNDNSYFDAVLVGAGIMSSTLALLISEVLPDIKFLIIEKLNAPGSESTGAFNNAGTGHAANCELNYTPLDEKGNLKIDKALSINRSFETSMSLWASLYEAGKIDIKKFLKFIPHISFVSGQDNISFLKKRFQKMTENPEFIDMEFSTSFDEISSWAPLITKDRNPSAEIAATRIGRGTDINFEALTKEYLSLVSLNKNVEIRYKTELVDLNKIDKKQWELEISSEGRKTSIRTGYVFLGAGGKTISYLQKSKIPEAKSYGGFPVSGKWLICEKKDLTEKHNSKVYGKADIGSPPMSVPHLDTRWIDNKKLLLYGPFAGFTTKFLKQSSYFDLFSSIKKNNIFSMLDVGFKNNDLINYLILQSLNNHNSRVENLKNMMPSANPSDWYLKNAGQRVQIIKKTEGGGSLKFGTEIVNSSDGSLSALLGASPGASTAVSIMVEVLKKSVLFLSDKHNLQKKINDLIYPELSVSKNYSTFIKEIKKRNNSIFGFHP; encoded by the coding sequence GTGACTTCATCTAAAAATCCCACTAATGACAATAGCTACTTTGATGCAGTCTTAGTAGGAGCAGGGATAATGAGTAGTACTTTAGCCCTCCTAATTTCAGAAGTTTTACCAGATATAAAATTTCTTATTATAGAAAAATTAAATGCTCCAGGAAGTGAAAGTACTGGCGCTTTTAACAATGCAGGTACAGGACATGCGGCTAATTGCGAATTAAACTATACCCCTTTAGATGAAAAAGGAAATCTAAAAATAGATAAAGCTCTCTCAATAAATCGTTCTTTTGAAACATCCATGTCTTTATGGGCCTCATTGTATGAAGCAGGGAAAATTGATATTAAGAAGTTTCTAAAATTTATTCCTCATATTAGCTTTGTGTCTGGTCAGGATAATATTTCTTTTTTAAAAAAAAGATTTCAGAAAATGACCGAAAATCCTGAATTTATCGATATGGAATTTTCTACATCTTTTGATGAAATTTCATCATGGGCTCCTCTAATAACAAAAGATAGAAATCCATCTGCTGAAATTGCTGCTACCAGAATAGGTAGAGGAACTGATATTAATTTTGAGGCTTTAACTAAAGAGTATTTGTCATTAGTTTCCTTAAACAAAAATGTTGAAATTAGATACAAAACAGAATTAGTAGATTTAAATAAAATTGATAAAAAACAATGGGAACTAGAAATCAGTTCTGAAGGTAGAAAAACTTCAATTAGAACTGGCTACGTTTTTCTTGGTGCTGGTGGAAAAACAATTAGTTATTTACAAAAATCAAAAATTCCAGAAGCAAAAAGTTATGGTGGATTTCCTGTTAGTGGTAAATGGCTTATTTGCGAGAAAAAAGATCTAACAGAAAAACATAACTCAAAAGTTTATGGTAAAGCTGATATTGGATCGCCACCAATGTCTGTGCCTCATTTAGACACTAGATGGATTGATAATAAAAAACTTCTCTTATATGGACCTTTTGCTGGATTTACAACGAAATTTCTAAAACAAAGTTCATACTTTGACTTATTTAGTTCAATTAAAAAGAATAATATTTTTTCTATGTTAGACGTTGGTTTCAAGAACAACGATTTAATTAATTACCTAATATTACAATCATTAAATAACCATAACTCAAGAGTTGAGAATCTAAAGAATATGATGCCATCAGCTAATCCTTCTGATTGGTATTTAAAGAATGCTGGTCAAAGAGTCCAAATAATTAAAAAAACTGAAGGTGGTGGCTCTTTGAAATTTGGAACTGAGATTGTAAATTCATCTGATGGTTCATTATCTGCTTTGTTGGGAGCCTCTCCTGGAGCAAGTACTGCGGTTTCAATTATGGTTGAGGTTCTAAAAAAATCTGTTTTATTTTTAAGCGATAAGCATAATCTTCAGAAAAAAATAAATGACTTAATTTATCCAGAACTATCAGTCTCTAAAAATTACAGTACCTTCATAAAAGAAATTAAAAAAAGAAATAATTCCATTTTTGGTTTCCATCCATAA
- a CDS encoding UDP-N-acetylmuramoyl-L-alanyl-D-glutamate--2,6-diaminopimelate ligase, producing the protein MRSIKLHKLLDLVGIIPSSNLIDQEINNISFNSKEVQKGTLFLGMPGLNVDGGRFCIEAIENGAEAAIIGPAAKKKIGSIDRKRILVIEDNLDYIFGQIVAEFWNRPSRKLKLIGVTGTNGKTTITFLLEYLLKKLGKKTALFGTLFNRWPGFSEVASHTTDFADKLQNKLNAAVEAESEFAILEVSSHSIAQNRISGCEFEAAIFTNLTQDHLDYHPDMESYFQTKRKLFFPPYLKEKDGICVLNHDDHWISKLSSDLKKRSLLVSTKITESEFENDDFFFVTEKKFTENGSTCIFHTPREKIQLFVPLVGEFNLMNAIQAITILYKLNFSLKDLSKLIQSFPGAPGRMEKIQIDDNDVSRSLPTVIVDYAHTPDGLKKVLQSIKKLCEGKLITVFGCGGDRDRSKRPLMGSIAEELSDQLFITSDNPRSEEPQKIVNDILMGIKKREKITIEIDRFKAINESIKFANKKDIVLIAGKGHEDYQILNDKVINFDDRKIAYKLLKEKNKSQ; encoded by the coding sequence ATGAGATCTATAAAATTACATAAACTTTTAGATTTGGTAGGAATTATTCCTTCATCAAATCTTATCGATCAAGAAATCAATAATATTTCTTTTAACTCTAAAGAAGTACAAAAAGGAACTTTATTTTTAGGAATGCCTGGTTTAAATGTTGATGGAGGAAGATTTTGTATTGAGGCAATTGAAAATGGCGCAGAGGCTGCCATTATTGGGCCTGCTGCAAAAAAGAAAATTGGATCTATTGATCGAAAAAGGATTTTGGTTATAGAGGATAATTTAGATTATATTTTTGGTCAAATAGTCGCTGAGTTTTGGAATAGGCCTTCAAGAAAACTTAAACTTATTGGTGTTACGGGTACAAATGGAAAAACGACGATTACTTTTTTATTGGAATATCTTTTAAAAAAATTAGGAAAAAAAACTGCATTGTTTGGGACCTTATTCAATAGATGGCCTGGCTTTTCAGAAGTAGCTTCTCATACAACTGATTTCGCTGATAAACTTCAAAATAAATTAAATGCTGCTGTTGAGGCAGAATCTGAATTTGCGATCTTAGAGGTAAGTTCTCATTCTATTGCTCAAAACAGGATATCAGGATGCGAATTTGAGGCGGCTATTTTTACTAATTTAACTCAAGATCATCTTGATTATCACCCAGATATGGAATCATATTTTCAAACAAAAAGAAAATTATTTTTCCCACCTTACTTAAAAGAAAAAGATGGGATTTGTGTATTAAATCATGATGACCATTGGATATCTAAATTATCATCTGATCTTAAAAAAAGATCTTTATTAGTCTCTACAAAGATTACTGAAAGTGAATTTGAAAATGATGATTTTTTTTTCGTAACAGAAAAAAAATTTACTGAAAATGGTTCCACTTGTATTTTTCATACACCTAGGGAAAAAATTCAACTTTTTGTTCCACTTGTTGGTGAATTTAATTTAATGAATGCGATTCAAGCAATAACAATTTTGTATAAACTGAATTTTTCTTTAAAAGATTTATCAAAGTTAATACAATCTTTCCCCGGTGCTCCTGGGAGAATGGAGAAAATACAAATTGATGATAATGACGTTTCAAGATCTCTTCCAACAGTAATTGTTGATTATGCCCACACTCCTGATGGATTAAAAAAAGTTTTGCAATCAATTAAAAAACTTTGTGAAGGGAAACTAATAACTGTTTTTGGCTGTGGCGGAGATCGTGATCGTAGTAAAAGGCCTTTGATGGGATCAATAGCTGAAGAGTTGTCTGATCAACTTTTTATAACCTCAGATAATCCAAGATCAGAAGAACCCCAAAAGATAGTAAATGATATTTTGATGGGTATAAAAAAAAGAGAAAAAATAACAATTGAAATTGATAGATTTAAAGCAATAAATGAATCTATTAAATTTGCCAATAAAAAAGATATTGTTTTAATTGCAGGAAAAGGACATGAAGACTACCAAATTCTCAATGATAAAGTTATTAATTTTGATGATAGAAAAATAGCTTATAAATTATTAAAAGAAAAAAATAAATCTCAATAA
- the rpsD gene encoding 30S ribosomal protein S4 → MSRYRGPRLRVTRRLGELPGLTRKASKKSNPPGQHGQARRKRSEYAIRLEEKQKLRFNYGVSEKQLVRYVKKARAQEGSTGTNLLRLLENRLDNVCFRLGFGGTIPGSRQLVNHGHVTVNGKVLDIAGYQCKSGDVIGIKENKASKKLVEGNIEFPGLANVPPHLDLDKPKLTGKINGKCDREWVALEINELLVVEYYSRKV, encoded by the coding sequence ATGTCAAGATACCGCGGCCCCAGATTAAGGGTAACGCGTCGCTTGGGAGAACTACCAGGTCTCACCAGGAAAGCTTCAAAGAAGTCTAATCCTCCAGGTCAGCACGGCCAAGCCCGTCGCAAGCGATCAGAATATGCAATTCGTCTAGAAGAAAAGCAGAAACTTAGGTTTAATTATGGAGTTTCTGAAAAACAACTAGTACGTTATGTGAAAAAAGCTAGAGCTCAAGAAGGATCTACAGGTACTAACCTACTAAGACTTTTAGAAAACAGACTTGATAATGTTTGTTTTAGATTGGGTTTTGGAGGTACCATTCCAGGCTCAAGACAATTAGTAAATCATGGCCATGTAACCGTTAATGGAAAGGTTCTTGATATTGCTGGTTATCAATGCAAATCAGGCGATGTAATCGGAATTAAAGAAAATAAAGCAAGCAAAAAACTTGTAGAAGGTAATATAGAATTCCCTGGCTTAGCAAATGTCCCACCTCATCTTGATTTAGACAAGCCTAAATTAACGGGAAAAATAAATGGAAAATGCGATAGAGAGTGGGTGGCTCTTGAAATAAACGAACTACTAGTTGTTGAATATTATTCAAGAAAAGTTTAA
- a CDS encoding glutaredoxin family protein has translation MKIFIFVRQGCCLCDSLKNKLAKINLNELFPNLEELKEIDIDRVDLYKDKYKKYDFEVPVIAVERIRSEEIIELPRISPRLKDDQLKNWFQKNISTILEK, from the coding sequence ATGAAAATATTTATTTTTGTTAGGCAGGGATGTTGCCTTTGTGATTCATTAAAAAACAAACTGGCAAAAATAAATCTTAATGAGTTATTCCCTAATCTAGAGGAGCTTAAAGAAATTGATATTGATAGGGTCGATTTATATAAAGATAAATATAAAAAATATGATTTTGAAGTACCTGTTATTGCTGTTGAAAGAATTAGGTCCGAGGAGATCATAGAATTGCCTCGCATTTCGCCAAGATTAAAAGATGATCAATTAAAGAATTGGTTTCAAAAAAATATTAGTACCATTCTGGAGAAATAA
- the lepA gene encoding translation elongation factor 4 translates to MTDISVSKIRNFCIIAHIDHGKSTLADRLLQDTGTVQQRDMQEQFLDSMDLERERGITIKLQAARMKYKADDSQEYVLNLIDTPGHVDFSYEVSRSLQACEGALLVVDASQGVEAQTLANVYLALENNLEIIPVLNKVDLPGADAQKIKQEIEEIIGLDTSNAINCSAKTGVGIKDILEAIVRRVPPPQDEIKLPTKALIFDSYYDPYRGVIVYFRVISGSLNKREKILLMASKKNYELDEIGIMAPDQQQVDELHAGEVGYLAASIKSVADARVGDTITLLNSPANDPLPGYKTANPMVFCGLFPTDADQFPDLRVSLEKLQLSDAALKYEPETSSAMGFGFRCGFLGLLHMEIVQERLEREYDLDLIVTAPSVIYKVNLNQQEYIFIDNPSTIPDPQLRESIEEPYVKMEIYAPNEFNGTLMGLCQERRGVFIDMKYITTDRVTLIYEIPLAEVVTDFFDQMKSRTQGYASMEYHLIGYRKNDLVRLDVLINSERADPLTSIVHKDKAYGIGRSLVEKLKELIPKQQFKIPIQASIGSRIIASESISALRKDVLSKCYGGDISRKKKLLKKQAKGKKRMKAMGKVEVPQEAFMAVLKLNQ, encoded by the coding sequence ATGACTGATATATCGGTTTCAAAAATTAGAAATTTCTGCATAATCGCTCATATTGACCATGGTAAATCTACCCTTGCAGATAGGTTGCTTCAAGATACTGGTACTGTGCAGCAAAGGGATATGCAAGAACAATTTTTGGATAGTATGGATCTTGAAAGAGAGAGAGGAATTACTATCAAGTTACAGGCCGCTAGGATGAAATATAAGGCTGACGATTCCCAAGAGTATGTTTTGAACTTAATAGATACTCCAGGGCATGTTGATTTCTCTTATGAAGTTAGTAGATCTCTTCAAGCTTGTGAAGGAGCCTTACTTGTTGTTGATGCAAGTCAAGGAGTAGAAGCTCAAACCTTAGCTAATGTTTATCTTGCCTTAGAAAATAATCTTGAAATAATTCCTGTTTTAAATAAAGTTGATTTACCAGGGGCTGATGCTCAAAAAATAAAACAAGAAATAGAGGAAATTATTGGACTTGATACATCTAATGCAATAAATTGTTCAGCAAAAACTGGAGTTGGTATTAAAGATATTTTGGAAGCAATCGTAAGAAGAGTACCTCCTCCTCAAGATGAAATTAAATTACCTACAAAGGCACTGATTTTTGATTCTTATTATGATCCGTACAGGGGAGTTATTGTTTATTTCAGGGTGATATCTGGGTCTCTAAATAAGAGAGAAAAAATATTATTAATGGCAAGTAAGAAAAATTATGAACTAGATGAGATAGGAATAATGGCGCCTGATCAGCAGCAAGTTGATGAATTACATGCAGGAGAAGTTGGTTATTTAGCTGCTTCTATAAAATCAGTTGCTGATGCGAGAGTGGGAGATACGATTACTCTTTTAAATTCACCTGCCAATGATCCTTTGCCTGGATATAAGACAGCAAATCCTATGGTTTTTTGCGGCTTATTCCCGACTGATGCTGATCAATTCCCAGATTTAAGAGTATCACTTGAAAAATTACAATTATCTGATGCAGCTTTAAAATATGAGCCCGAAACCAGTAGCGCAATGGGCTTCGGATTTAGGTGCGGATTCCTAGGACTTCTACATATGGAGATTGTTCAAGAAAGATTAGAAAGAGAATATGACTTGGATCTGATCGTAACGGCACCATCAGTTATTTATAAAGTTAATTTAAATCAGCAGGAATATATTTTTATTGATAATCCTTCTACAATTCCTGATCCACAACTTAGAGAATCAATAGAAGAGCCTTATGTGAAAATGGAAATTTATGCTCCCAATGAATTTAATGGAACATTAATGGGTTTATGTCAGGAAAGAAGGGGAGTATTTATAGATATGAAATACATAACAACAGATCGAGTTACCTTGATTTATGAAATTCCATTAGCAGAAGTTGTTACAGATTTCTTTGATCAAATGAAAAGTAGAACCCAAGGTTATGCATCAATGGAATATCATTTGATTGGTTATAGAAAAAATGACCTTGTTAGATTAGATGTTCTAATAAATTCAGAAAGAGCAGATCCATTAACTTCTATTGTTCATAAAGATAAGGCTTATGGAATCGGCAGAAGTTTAGTTGAGAAATTAAAAGAACTTATTCCAAAACAACAATTTAAAATACCTATTCAAGCATCAATCGGTAGCAGGATTATTGCAAGTGAAAGCATAAGTGCTTTGCGAAAAGATGTTTTATCTAAATGTTATGGAGGGGATATTTCTAGGAAAAAGAAACTTTTAAAGAAACAAGCCAAAGGTAAAAAGAGGATGAAGGCAATGGGTAAAGTTGAAGTCCCTCAAGAAGCTTTTATGGCAGTCTTGAAATTAAACCAGTAA
- a CDS encoding PLP-dependent aspartate aminotransferase family protein produces the protein MGNKANNIKKPGFKTLSIHHGETFAEETGCVMPPIFSTSTFKHGNKDNFDYTRSGNPNFRILENILKSIEDSKYCTVFGSGISAITAISSTLKSGDKILCESNLYGCTVRMFEKVFKKFGLEVLYTDFTKENNVKKISNFEPTLIWLESPTNPLLKVIDIKAICDEANRLEIPVVVDNTFSTALIQKPLDLGATLSVVSTTKFINGHSDALGGAVLTNNEEWNSKMLFSQKALGLQPSPFDSWLITRGVKTLPLRIEQQTKSAEFISKELGNHKIIGKVIYPFNQKHPQFNLAKSQMKSGGSMITLKLNLNKEDTFKFCKSLKYFSLAESLGGVESLICHPATMTHASVDDKTKNLLGIDDALVRLSIGCEDTNDLISDILFALNKF, from the coding sequence ATGGGAAATAAGGCAAATAATATAAAAAAACCAGGTTTTAAGACCTTATCTATTCACCATGGGGAAACATTTGCTGAAGAAACTGGATGCGTTATGCCTCCTATTTTTTCTACATCTACTTTCAAACATGGAAATAAAGATAATTTCGACTACACCAGATCAGGCAACCCAAACTTTAGAATTCTAGAAAACATCCTTAAATCAATAGAAGATTCTAAATACTGTACAGTTTTTGGATCTGGAATTAGCGCGATAACTGCAATTTCATCAACACTGAAATCAGGTGACAAGATACTCTGCGAGTCAAATCTCTATGGTTGTACAGTGAGGATGTTCGAAAAAGTTTTCAAGAAATTTGGACTAGAAGTTTTATACACAGATTTTACAAAAGAAAATAATGTCAAAAAGATTTCAAACTTCGAGCCAACCTTGATATGGCTAGAAAGTCCAACTAATCCACTATTGAAGGTAATCGATATTAAGGCGATTTGTGATGAAGCGAATAGACTCGAAATACCAGTAGTTGTGGACAACACATTTTCTACAGCTCTTATTCAAAAACCATTGGACCTTGGCGCAACACTATCGGTTGTAAGCACGACAAAATTCATTAATGGACATAGTGACGCACTTGGCGGAGCAGTACTTACAAATAATGAGGAATGGAATAGTAAGATGCTTTTCTCTCAAAAAGCTCTCGGGCTTCAACCATCTCCTTTTGATAGTTGGCTCATTACGAGAGGAGTAAAAACTCTTCCTTTAAGAATCGAACAACAAACTAAAAGTGCAGAATTTATTTCTAAAGAATTAGGTAATCATAAAATTATTGGTAAAGTAATTTATCCTTTTAATCAAAAACATCCGCAATTTAATTTAGCAAAATCGCAAATGAAATCTGGAGGTTCAATGATCACCCTAAAATTAAATTTAAATAAAGAGGATACTTTTAAATTTTGCAAATCTCTCAAATATTTCTCTCTAGCAGAAAGCCTTGGAGGAGTTGAAAGTTTAATTTGTCACCCTGCAACGATGACTCATGCTTCTGTTGATGACAAAACAAAAAATTTACTAGGGATAGATGATGCTCTTGTCAGATTATCAATTGGATGTGAAGATACAAACGATTTAATCTCGGACATTTTATTTGCTTTAAATAAATTCTGA